From Stenotrophomonas nitritireducens, the proteins below share one genomic window:
- a CDS encoding M61 family metallopeptidase has translation MFRPAVLGVALMAAMGLAYASPQVADVDARGVKISEAAYPGTIRLEIDATDLGQRVFKVRQTVPVQPGLQRFHYPAWLPGSHSPTGQIEKLAGLVINANGQRLQWVRDPLDVYTFNVQVPEGVSELRMDFQFLSPTDSAQGRTVMTPNMLNLQWNAMLLYPAGHAAHAITYQASARYPQGWDAASALTMASRNGDTVNYAPTNLEILVDSPVFAGRYHRMFELAPAGTRPVRLNVFADRAKDLEAKPEHIEQHRALVTQARKLFGAEHYDHYDFLFAVTNQLGGIGLEHQRSSENSEDRDYFSGWDAKIGSSDLLGHEYTHSWDGKYRRPADLATLNYNVPMQGSLLWVYEGQTQYWGNVLTARAGIRPQEASRDALAMAAATYADNRPGLEWRSLGDTTNDPVIARRKPKPYRGYQMSEDYYQGGQMLWLEADVRLRTLSGGKRSLDDFAKAFFGQNDGQWERPDTYTFDDVAATLEQVQPTGDWSKFLAERVDHRAGLVGGIEAAGWKLVYKDKPSAYFKAMMKGRGANFIYSLGVSLSPAGYVNEVRWDSAAFNAGVGTGMQVLAVNDLQYSADELEEAVRAAKDSKQPVRLLVKEMDVYRTLSIDYHDGLRYPTLERIEGKADYLTPIFSARK, from the coding sequence GTGTTCCGTCCTGCAGTACTGGGGGTGGCCCTGATGGCCGCCATGGGTCTGGCCTATGCGTCGCCGCAGGTGGCTGATGTCGATGCACGTGGGGTGAAGATCAGCGAAGCCGCGTACCCGGGCACCATCCGCCTGGAGATCGACGCCACCGACCTGGGCCAGCGCGTGTTCAAGGTGCGGCAGACGGTGCCGGTACAACCGGGCCTGCAGCGCTTCCATTACCCGGCCTGGTTGCCGGGCAGCCATTCGCCCACCGGCCAGATCGAGAAACTGGCCGGCCTGGTGATCAATGCCAATGGCCAGCGCCTGCAGTGGGTGCGTGACCCGCTCGATGTCTACACCTTCAACGTGCAGGTGCCCGAGGGCGTAAGCGAACTGCGCATGGACTTCCAGTTCCTCAGTCCCACCGATTCGGCGCAGGGCCGCACGGTGATGACGCCGAACATGCTCAACCTGCAGTGGAATGCGATGCTGCTGTACCCGGCCGGCCACGCCGCGCATGCCATCACCTACCAGGCCAGTGCACGCTACCCGCAGGGCTGGGACGCGGCCAGCGCGCTGACCATGGCCAGCCGCAATGGCGATACCGTCAACTACGCGCCGACCAATCTCGAAATCCTGGTCGACTCGCCGGTGTTCGCCGGCCGCTACCACCGCATGTTCGAGCTGGCCCCGGCCGGCACCCGCCCGGTACGCCTGAATGTGTTTGCCGATCGCGCCAAGGACCTGGAAGCCAAGCCCGAGCACATCGAACAGCACCGCGCGCTGGTCACCCAGGCACGCAAGCTGTTTGGTGCCGAGCATTACGACCACTACGATTTCCTGTTCGCGGTGACCAACCAGCTCGGCGGTATCGGCCTGGAACACCAGCGCTCCAGCGAGAACAGCGAAGACCGCGACTACTTCAGCGGCTGGGACGCGAAGATCGGCAGCAGCGATCTGCTCGGCCACGAATACACCCATTCCTGGGATGGCAAGTACCGCCGCCCGGCCGACCTGGCCACGCTGAACTACAACGTGCCGATGCAGGGCAGCCTGCTGTGGGTATACGAAGGCCAGACCCAGTACTGGGGCAATGTGCTGACTGCCCGCGCCGGCATCCGGCCGCAGGAAGCCTCGCGCGATGCGCTGGCGATGGCGGCGGCCACCTATGCCGACAATCGCCCCGGCCTGGAGTGGCGTTCGCTGGGCGACACCACCAACGACCCGGTGATCGCCCGTCGCAAGCCCAAGCCCTACCGCGGCTACCAGATGAGCGAGGATTACTACCAGGGCGGACAGATGCTGTGGCTGGAAGCCGACGTGCGCCTGCGCACGCTCAGCGGCGGCAAGCGCAGCCTGGACGATTTCGCCAAGGCATTCTTTGGCCAGAACGACGGCCAATGGGAACGCCCTGACACCTATACCTTCGACGATGTCGCCGCGACCCTGGAGCAGGTGCAGCCCACCGGCGACTGGTCGAAGTTCCTGGCTGAGCGTGTGGATCATCGCGCCGGCCTGGTTGGCGGTATCGAGGCAGCGGGTTGGAAGCTGGTCTACAAGGACAAACCCAGCGCCTACTTCAAGGCGATGATGAAGGGTCGTGGTGCCAACTTCATCTATTCGCTGGGGGTGTCGCTGAGCCCTGCCGGTTACGTCAATGAAGTGCGTTGGGACAGCGCCGCGTTCAATGCCGGTGTTGGCACCGGCATGCAGGTGCTGGCGGTGAATGACCTGCAGTACAGCGCCGACGAACTGGAAGAAGCAGTACGCGCAGCCAAGGACAGCAAGCAGCCGGTACGCCTGCTGGTCAAGGAAATGGATGTCTACCGCACGCTCAGTATCGACTACCACGACGGCCTGCGTTACCCGACGCTGGAACGCATCGAAGGCA
- a CDS encoding OmpA family protein, translated as MRVAVVSLACATVLVAACGRGPSPDKAVVATPETPAAAAPAAAPAGSEVLTAGSIEFPVIPTILVPSIIGSGPAQKRLELSMQSLIDPLAGISVRPANCATDGGLVNESGFTNVDAQGNLERIGGHGVFTIGADGSGQAITGDGVVQVKPDGSGSVVNDAGTFEVEADGSGTYVGEHGTIELDGKGGGNWVGSFGTIANHGDGSGSWVGSDGHIEINADGSGKWIGGPEGIVENRGDGTGTIGAVPREVKMAPLPPLPPAGTFPLLDKFKPSGAPCGYVITLNDKVLFDFDKDAIRPDAGKVLDVLATALGKVPSSAMEIRGHTDAKGSDDYNQNLSERRALAVLAALRERGSATDASAHGYGETQPVAANEVNGKDNPGGRQLNRRVEIFVRT; from the coding sequence ATGCGTGTTGCTGTCGTGTCACTGGCCTGTGCCACCGTTCTGGTCGCTGCCTGCGGGCGCGGGCCATCCCCCGATAAAGCCGTTGTCGCAACACCTGAAACACCCGCTGCGGCCGCACCGGCAGCAGCACCGGCCGGCAGCGAGGTGCTCACCGCCGGCAGCATCGAGTTCCCGGTGATACCGACCATCCTGGTGCCCAGCATCATCGGCAGCGGCCCGGCGCAGAAGCGGCTGGAGCTGTCGATGCAATCGCTGATCGATCCGCTGGCCGGCATCAGCGTGCGCCCGGCCAATTGCGCCACCGACGGCGGCCTGGTCAATGAAAGCGGCTTCACCAATGTCGACGCGCAGGGCAACCTGGAGCGCATAGGCGGGCATGGCGTTTTCACTATCGGCGCCGATGGCAGTGGCCAGGCGATCACCGGCGACGGCGTGGTGCAGGTGAAGCCCGATGGCAGCGGCAGTGTCGTCAACGATGCCGGCACGTTTGAAGTGGAGGCGGATGGCTCCGGCACCTATGTGGGTGAGCACGGCACCATCGAACTGGATGGCAAGGGCGGTGGCAATTGGGTGGGCAGCTTTGGCACCATCGCCAACCATGGCGACGGCTCCGGCAGCTGGGTGGGTAGCGACGGCCACATCGAGATCAACGCCGACGGCTCGGGCAAGTGGATCGGCGGCCCGGAGGGCATCGTTGAAAACCGTGGCGACGGCACCGGCACCATCGGTGCGGTGCCGCGCGAAGTGAAGATGGCACCGTTGCCGCCCTTGCCGCCGGCGGGAACCTTCCCGCTGCTGGACAAGTTCAAGCCCTCCGGTGCGCCTTGCGGCTACGTCATCACGCTCAATGACAAGGTGTTGTTCGATTTCGACAAGGACGCCATCCGTCCCGACGCCGGCAAGGTATTGGATGTGCTGGCAACGGCGCTGGGCAAGGTACCTTCCAGCGCGATGGAGATCCGTGGGCATACCGACGCCAAGGGCAGCGACGACTACAACCAGAACCTGTCCGAACGCCGCGCACTGGCCGTGCTGGCGGCCTTGCGCGAGCGCGGCAGTGCCACCGATGCCAGCGCGCACGGCTATGGCGAAACGCAGCCGGTGGCAGCCAACGAGGTCAACGGCAAGGACAACCCCGGCGGCCGCCAACTCAACCGCCGCGTGGAGATATTTGTAAGGACCTGA
- a CDS encoding LysR family transcriptional regulator translates to MQDLNDLYYYAKVVEHGGFAPAGRALGEPKSKLSRRIALLEERLGVRLIQRSTRHFSVTEIGQTFYAHCRAMLVEAEAAAESIEVTRSQPRGVVRVSCPTMLLDFRVAAMVADFMAHCPDVEVHLDATNRRVDVIAEGFDVAIRVRPPPLEDSELVLKVLGERTQCLVAAPSLLDTHGHAQGPADLHLLPSVALGVPQGEHVWRLIGPEGASAEVPHHPRLITRGMTALRAAALAGVGVAQLPTMIVRDALQAGQLVNVAPDWAPPKEIIHAVFPSRRGLLPSVRLFIDHLAASFAALDES, encoded by the coding sequence ATGCAGGACCTGAACGACCTGTACTACTACGCCAAGGTGGTCGAGCACGGTGGTTTTGCCCCGGCCGGGCGCGCGCTGGGCGAGCCGAAGTCCAAGCTCAGCCGGCGCATCGCGCTGCTGGAGGAACGCCTGGGCGTGCGGCTGATCCAGCGTTCCACCCGCCACTTCTCGGTCACCGAGATCGGCCAGACCTTCTACGCCCACTGCCGCGCCATGCTGGTCGAAGCCGAGGCGGCTGCCGAGTCGATCGAGGTGACCCGCTCGCAGCCGCGCGGCGTGGTGCGGGTCAGCTGCCCGACCATGCTGCTGGATTTCCGGGTGGCAGCGATGGTGGCCGATTTCATGGCGCACTGCCCGGACGTGGAAGTGCACCTGGACGCCACCAACCGCCGCGTCGATGTCATCGCCGAAGGCTTCGACGTCGCCATCCGCGTGCGCCCACCACCACTGGAAGACAGCGAGCTGGTGCTGAAGGTGCTGGGCGAGCGCACCCAGTGCCTGGTAGCGGCGCCCTCGCTGCTGGACACCCACGGCCATGCGCAGGGCCCGGCCGATCTGCATCTATTGCCCAGCGTTGCGTTGGGCGTGCCGCAGGGTGAGCACGTCTGGCGCCTGATCGGCCCGGAAGGCGCCAGTGCCGAAGTACCGCATCATCCCCGCCTGATAACCCGTGGCATGACGGCGCTGCGCGCGGCCGCACTTGCGGGCGTGGGCGTGGCGCAGTTGCCAACAATGATCGTGCGCGATGCGCTGCAGGCAGGGCAGCTGGTCAACGTGGCCCCGGATTGGGCACCGCCGAAGGAGATCATCCACGCCGTGTTCCCGTCACGGCGTGGCCTGCTGCCGTCGGTGCGTTTGTTCATCGACCACCTGGCCGCATCGTTCGCGGCGCTGGATGAATCCTGA
- a CDS encoding pirin family protein gives MKKISGLYSAPRPHWVGDGFPVRSLFSYNTHGRQLSPFLLLDHAGPAEFSPTDSPRGVGQHPHRGFETVTIVYDGEVAHRDSTGAGGEIGPGDVQWMTAASGILHEEFHSEAFTQRGGKLEMVQLWVNLPAKDKMAAPGYQNIGNADIPVVPLADDAGTVRVIAGEFGGQRGPARTHTPMDVWDLRLQRDKHTTLQFAEGHTVAMVVLRGTVQFNGSQLVREGQMVLFDRAAGEVEMEANADATVLVLAGEPIDEPIAGYGPFVMNTQEEIRQAMDDFNSGRFGQIAA, from the coding sequence ATGAAGAAGATCAGTGGCCTGTATAGCGCCCCCCGCCCGCATTGGGTTGGTGATGGCTTCCCGGTCCGTTCGTTGTTTTCGTACAACACCCATGGCCGCCAGCTCAGCCCGTTCCTGCTGCTGGACCATGCTGGCCCGGCCGAATTCAGCCCCACCGACAGCCCGCGCGGCGTTGGCCAGCATCCGCACCGTGGCTTCGAGACCGTCACCATCGTCTATGACGGCGAAGTAGCGCACCGCGACTCCACCGGCGCCGGTGGCGAGATCGGCCCGGGCGACGTGCAGTGGATGACCGCTGCCTCCGGCATCCTGCACGAGGAGTTCCATTCCGAGGCGTTCACCCAGCGCGGCGGCAAGCTGGAAATGGTGCAGCTGTGGGTCAACCTGCCGGCCAAGGACAAGATGGCCGCACCGGGCTACCAGAACATCGGCAATGCCGACATCCCGGTGGTGCCGCTGGCCGATGACGCCGGCACGGTGCGGGTGATTGCCGGTGAATTCGGCGGCCAGCGCGGCCCGGCCCGCACGCACACGCCGATGGACGTGTGGGACCTGCGCCTGCAGCGTGACAAGCACACCACCCTGCAGTTCGCCGAAGGCCACACCGTGGCGATGGTGGTGCTGCGCGGCACCGTGCAGTTCAACGGCAGCCAGCTTGTCCGCGAAGGCCAGATGGTGCTGTTCGACCGCGCTGCCGGTGAAGTGGAAATGGAAGCCAATGCCGACGCCACCGTGCTGGTGCTGGCCGGCGAGCCGATCGACGAACCCATCGCCGGCTACGGCCCATTCGTGATGAACACGCAGGAAGAAATCCGTCAGGCGATGGACGACTTCAACTCCGGCCGCTTCGGCCAGATCGCAGCGTAA
- the ycaC gene encoding isochorismate family cysteine hydrolase YcaC, whose translation MSKPYTRLDKDNVAVLLVDHQTGLLSLVRDIDPDKFKNNVLALADIANYFKLPTVLTTSFEDGPNGPLVPELKALFPDAPYIARPGQINAWDNEDFVKAVKATGKKQLLVAGVVTEVCVSFPVLSALAEDFEVFVVADASGTFNSMTQQAAWSRMEQAGAQLMTWFGVACELHRDWRNDVEGLGALFSNHIPDYRNLINSYTKLTAGK comes from the coding sequence ATGAGCAAGCCCTATACCCGCCTCGACAAGGACAACGTCGCCGTACTGCTGGTCGATCACCAGACCGGCCTGCTGTCGCTGGTTCGCGATATCGACCCGGACAAGTTCAAGAACAACGTGCTGGCACTGGCCGACATCGCCAACTACTTCAAGCTGCCCACTGTTCTCACCACCAGCTTCGAAGATGGCCCGAACGGCCCGCTGGTGCCGGAGCTGAAAGCGCTGTTCCCGGATGCGCCGTATATCGCCCGCCCCGGCCAGATCAATGCGTGGGACAACGAGGATTTCGTCAAGGCGGTCAAGGCCACCGGCAAGAAGCAGCTGCTGGTTGCCGGCGTGGTCACCGAGGTGTGCGTGTCATTCCCGGTGCTGTCGGCACTGGCCGAAGACTTCGAAGTGTTTGTCGTCGCCGATGCCTCGGGCACCTTCAACAGCATGACCCAGCAGGCCGCCTGGAGCCGCATGGAACAGGCCGGCGCGCAGCTGATGACCTGGTTCGGCGTGGCCTGCGAGTTGCACCGCGACTGGCGCAATGACGTGGAAGGCCTGGGCGCGCTGTTCTCCAACCACATCCCCGACTACCGCAACCTGATCAACAGCTACACCAAGCTCACGGCCGGCAAATAA
- a CDS encoding short-chain fatty acid transporter, translated as MQSTTQDTASARFAIRCANFAERWFPDSWVFAALALAAVSLAALSIGAAPTDTAKAFGDGFWSLIPFTMQMAFVVIGGYVVASSGPASHLIDRLARVPNNGRTAVALVAIVSMTASLLNWGLSLVFAGLLVRALARRSELKMDYRAAGAAAYLGLGAVWALGLSSSAAQLQANPASLPPSILSITGVIPFTETIFLWQSGVLLAALVLVSLVISYVTAPAANSARDAADCGVDVTTDAAPAKTKPTRPGEWLEHSPLLILLLVALAAGWLIHEFSTKPAIQAISGLNTYNLLFLMAGALLHWRPRSFLDAVARAVPSTTGVLIQFPLYGSIAAIMTTVNGSEGHSVAHIISTFFTQIASHDTYALLMGSYSAVLGFFIPSGGGKWIIEAPYVMQVANDLHYHLGWSVQIYNAAEALPNLINPFYMLPLLGVLGLKARDLIGFTFVQLLVHTPLVLLLLWALGATLTYTPPVIP; from the coding sequence ATGCAATCCACCACCCAAGACACCGCCTCGGCGCGCTTCGCCATCCGCTGCGCGAACTTTGCCGAGCGCTGGTTCCCCGATTCCTGGGTGTTCGCCGCCCTCGCCCTAGCTGCGGTGTCGCTGGCCGCGCTGTCCATCGGCGCCGCGCCTACCGATACCGCCAAGGCCTTCGGTGACGGCTTCTGGAGCCTGATTCCCTTCACCATGCAGATGGCCTTCGTGGTGATCGGCGGCTACGTGGTGGCCTCGTCCGGCCCTGCCTCGCACCTGATTGATCGTTTGGCACGCGTGCCCAACAACGGCCGCACCGCCGTGGCCCTGGTGGCCATCGTGTCGATGACCGCCTCACTGCTGAACTGGGGCCTGAGCCTGGTCTTCGCCGGCCTGCTGGTGCGCGCACTGGCACGCCGCAGCGAGCTGAAGATGGATTACCGCGCCGCCGGTGCCGCTGCCTATCTCGGCCTGGGCGCGGTATGGGCGCTGGGCCTGTCCTCGTCGGCCGCGCAGCTGCAGGCCAACCCGGCCAGCCTGCCGCCGTCGATCCTGTCGATCACCGGCGTCATTCCGTTCACCGAAACCATCTTCCTGTGGCAATCCGGCGTCTTGCTGGCCGCGCTGGTGCTGGTGTCGCTGGTGATCTCCTATGTCACCGCGCCGGCCGCCAACTCTGCACGTGATGCCGCCGATTGCGGTGTGGACGTCACCACCGATGCGGCACCGGCCAAAACCAAGCCCACCCGCCCGGGCGAATGGTTGGAGCACAGCCCGCTGCTGATCCTGCTGCTGGTGGCACTGGCGGCAGGCTGGTTGATCCATGAGTTCAGCACCAAGCCGGCCATCCAGGCCATTTCCGGCCTGAACACCTACAACCTGCTGTTCCTGATGGCCGGCGCGCTGCTGCACTGGCGCCCACGCAGCTTCCTCGATGCCGTGGCACGCGCAGTGCCGTCCACCACAGGCGTGCTGATCCAGTTCCCGCTATACGGTTCCATTGCCGCCATCATGACCACGGTCAACGGCAGCGAAGGCCATAGCGTTGCGCACATCATCTCCACCTTCTTCACCCAGATCGCCAGCCACGACACCTATGCGCTGCTGATGGGCAGCTACTCGGCGGTGCTGGGCTTCTTCATTCCGTCCGGTGGTGGCAAGTGGATCATCGAGGCCCCGTATGTGATGCAGGTAGCCAATGATCTGCATTACCACCTCGGCTGGTCGGTACAGATCTACAACGCTGCAGAAGCGCTACCCAACCTGATCAACCCGTTCTACATGCTGCCGCTGCTCGGCGTGCTCGGCCTGAAGGCACGCGACCTGATCGGCTTTACCTTCGTGCAGCTGCTGGTGCACACACCGCTGGTGTTGCTGCTGTTGTGGGCATTGGGCGCGACGCTGACCTACACGCCCCCAGTAATCCCCTGA
- a CDS encoding AI-2E family transporter produces MEYSTSLRPYVARVLVTLALVGLAVLVWQLSDLVLVIFGAVVVAVLLHSLVRLVTRFTPLSDGIALGAVLVVLVMGFALLMWMFGAQVAGEMESLKQSLPQAWAHFKEWLDASPLGPVAKQGIDQLHAGMSGWAAKAGALAMSASGNLTDMVLMVVGGIYLAAQPKVYRNGTLKLFPKDRRALMGDALDASGTALRAWLGGQLLAMVVVGTLTGLGLWALGVPVAFGLGLITALLDFVPIVGPILAAIPAVLLGFTVSPQVALGALAVFVVMQQIEGHVLQPLIQQRAVDLPPALLLISLFGIGALFGLPGVLLAAPMTVVIFVLVKRLYVVEALGTETPIPGRDQVTGK; encoded by the coding sequence ATGGAATATTCCACCTCATTGCGGCCTTATGTCGCACGCGTACTGGTCACGCTGGCCCTGGTCGGCCTGGCCGTGCTGGTCTGGCAGTTGTCGGACCTGGTCCTGGTGATCTTCGGTGCGGTGGTGGTGGCGGTGCTGTTGCATTCGCTGGTGCGGCTGGTCACCCGTTTCACGCCGCTGTCGGACGGTATCGCGCTGGGCGCGGTGCTGGTCGTGCTGGTGATGGGTTTCGCGCTGCTGATGTGGATGTTCGGTGCGCAGGTGGCGGGCGAGATGGAGTCCTTGAAGCAATCGCTGCCGCAGGCCTGGGCGCACTTCAAGGAGTGGCTGGATGCCAGCCCGCTGGGGCCGGTGGCCAAGCAGGGCATCGATCAGCTGCACGCCGGCATGAGCGGATGGGCGGCCAAGGCCGGGGCGCTGGCGATGTCGGCCTCGGGCAACCTCACCGACATGGTGCTGATGGTGGTTGGTGGCATCTATCTGGCCGCACAGCCCAAGGTCTACCGCAACGGCACTCTCAAGCTGTTCCCCAAGGACCGGCGCGCGTTGATGGGCGATGCACTCGACGCCAGCGGCACGGCGCTGCGGGCCTGGCTGGGCGGCCAGCTGCTGGCGATGGTGGTGGTGGGAACGCTGACCGGCCTGGGCCTGTGGGCGCTTGGTGTGCCGGTGGCGTTCGGGCTGGGCCTGATCACCGCCTTGCTGGATTTCGTTCCCATCGTCGGGCCGATCCTGGCGGCCATCCCGGCGGTGTTGCTGGGCTTCACCGTCAGCCCGCAGGTGGCGCTGGGTGCGCTGGCGGTGTTCGTGGTGATGCAGCAGATTGAAGGCCATGTGCTGCAGCCGCTTATCCAGCAGCGGGCGGTGGATCTGCCGCCGGCCTTGTTGCTGATTTCCCTGTTCGGGATTGGTGCCTTGTTCGGCTTGCCGGGCGTGCTGCTGGCCGCGCCGATGACGGTGGTGATCTTTGTCTTGGTGAAGCGTCTGTATGTGGTGGAGGCGCTGGGGACGGAGACGCCGATTCCTGGGCGTGATCAGGTGACTGGGAAGTAG
- a CDS encoding nuclear transport factor 2 family protein, which yields MTLSAALRLFIAGMLCVAGNAMAAPPDAATLQAIEATAYDYMDGQLEGDVARVTRALHPDLAKRNIVANPNETLGLGRMSSDELIRFTREGALKTPRARWQRSVTVLQVDEDIATVRLESPWFIDHLQMGRFDGRWVIVNALWHRKVRGG from the coding sequence ATGACCCTGTCAGCTGCACTGCGTTTGTTCATTGCGGGGATGCTTTGTGTTGCCGGCAACGCGATGGCGGCGCCACCGGATGCGGCCACGCTGCAGGCCATCGAGGCCACCGCTTACGACTATATGGACGGCCAGCTGGAAGGCGATGTGGCGCGGGTGACGCGCGCCCTGCACCCGGACCTGGCCAAGCGGAACATCGTTGCCAATCCGAATGAAACCCTGGGGCTGGGGCGGATGAGCTCGGATGAACTGATCCGCTTTACCCGCGAGGGTGCCTTGAAGACGCCGCGTGCGCGGTGGCAGCGATCGGTCACGGTGCTGCAGGTGGATGAGGATATCGCGACCGTGCGACTGGAAAGCCCGTGGTTCATCGATCATCTGCAGATGGGCCGGTTTGATGGGCGCTGGGTGATCGTCAATGCCTTGTGGCATCGGAAGGTTCGGGGGGGTTGA